One genomic segment of Prochlorococcus marinus str. MIT 0919 includes these proteins:
- a CDS encoding ATP-binding cassette domain-containing protein, with protein MIRLERVSKIYSTGEVLKDVTWEIKSGQRVGLVGVNGAGKSTQLRIIAGLEEPSAGEIVKQGEPAIAYLQQEFDVDPSRTVREELFQAFSEASLVLNQKIEVEHSLESPKAINDSIYLGQLVKELGALQARFEAVHGYELEAKIDKLLPTIGFRIDEGNQLVGNFSGGWQMRIALGKILLQEPDLLLLDEPTNHLDLDTIEWLENYLLQQNSAMIIISHDRRFLDKICTNIVHTENGKSKFYIGNYTKYLEQKSFEEESLKAAFDRQQKDLDVQKAYIDRFRASATRSTQAKSREKMISKIDRIELPVSQLAQPKFSFSNAPRSGKHIASAKDISLTYEDKIIFLGANLEIVSGDRIAIMGPNGSGKSTFLRLLMGMEKPEDGEINIGKYNVLISYFEQNQSEALDLNKTVIETIYEAAPEWPQRKVRSLLGNFGFTKDEVFKNVSDLSGGEKARLALALIIVNPCNFLLLDEPTNHLDIPAKEMLEEAINDFSGSVIIVSHDRYFISKVANKIIEIRDGQMFLYLGNYDYYKGKKLEEEKNKQEEIELAKKEARRLANRDRQRKRKIKTKKS; from the coding sequence GTGATAAGACTAGAGAGAGTTAGCAAAATTTATTCCACTGGGGAAGTTCTTAAAGACGTTACTTGGGAAATCAAGTCTGGGCAAAGGGTTGGCCTTGTCGGTGTAAATGGTGCTGGTAAATCAACTCAATTGAGAATCATTGCTGGTTTAGAAGAACCGTCCGCTGGAGAAATTGTTAAACAAGGAGAACCAGCTATTGCATATTTACAACAAGAATTTGATGTTGACCCTTCTAGAACTGTTAGGGAAGAATTATTTCAGGCTTTTTCGGAAGCATCATTGGTTTTAAATCAAAAAATCGAAGTCGAGCATTCATTAGAATCGCCGAAAGCTATTAATGACTCTATTTATTTAGGTCAACTAGTTAAAGAGTTGGGTGCTCTTCAAGCACGATTTGAGGCGGTACATGGTTATGAACTTGAAGCAAAGATTGATAAGTTGTTACCAACTATAGGTTTTCGAATTGATGAGGGGAATCAATTAGTTGGTAATTTTTCTGGTGGATGGCAAATGAGAATAGCGTTAGGTAAAATACTTTTACAAGAACCAGATCTATTATTATTAGATGAGCCTACGAATCATTTAGATTTAGATACAATCGAATGGCTAGAAAATTATTTATTGCAGCAGAACTCTGCCATGATAATTATTAGTCATGATAGAAGATTTTTAGATAAAATTTGTACAAATATAGTTCATACTGAAAATGGTAAATCGAAGTTTTATATTGGAAATTATACTAAATATCTTGAGCAGAAATCGTTTGAAGAGGAATCTTTAAAAGCAGCTTTTGATCGTCAACAGAAAGACTTAGATGTACAAAAAGCTTATATAGATCGCTTTAGGGCAAGTGCTACTAGAAGTACGCAAGCTAAAAGTCGTGAGAAGATGATTAGTAAAATTGATCGAATAGAATTGCCAGTTAGTCAATTGGCTCAGCCAAAGTTTTCTTTTTCTAATGCACCTCGCTCAGGTAAGCATATAGCTAGTGCAAAAGATATATCACTTACTTATGAAGATAAAATTATTTTTTTAGGAGCAAATCTTGAGATTGTATCGGGGGATCGTATCGCAATAATGGGTCCTAATGGATCTGGTAAATCTACTTTTCTTAGGTTATTGATGGGGATGGAAAAGCCTGAAGATGGCGAAATTAATATAGGTAAATATAATGTTTTAATTAGTTATTTTGAGCAGAATCAATCTGAAGCTCTTGATTTAAATAAGACAGTTATTGAAACTATATACGAAGCGGCACCGGAATGGCCTCAACGAAAAGTCCGTTCATTATTAGGAAATTTTGGCTTTACAAAAGATGAAGTATTTAAAAATGTATCTGATTTAAGCGGGGGGGAGAAGGCTCGTCTTGCCTTGGCTTTGATTATAGTGAACCCATGCAATTTTTTATTGCTTGATGAGCCTACCAATCACTTAGATATACCTGCAAAAGAAATGCTAGAAGAAGCAATTAATGATTTTAGTGGCTCTGTAATTATCGTATCTCACGATAGATATTTTATTTCTAAAGTTGCTAATAAAATTATTGAAATAAGGGATGGCCAGATGTTTCTTTATTTAGGAAATTATGACTATTATAAAGGTAAAAAATTAGAAGAAGAGAAGAATAAACAAGAGGAGATAGAGCTGGCAAAAAAAGAAGCAAGGCGTTTGGCTAATCGTGACCGTCAAAGGAAAAGAAAGATAAAGACAAAAAAATCATAA